The Lutibacter profundi region CATTAATAATATATCCAGCAGCAGTAATTAATAATACTGAAATAATTAAAACAATAAATTGAATTGGAGAAAGGTTTAGAGAAATATTAAAAGAATTAAAGACCAAAAATCTTATTAAAAGTAATGTGTATAGTATTAATAGTAAGTTTTTCCAACGTATTAATTTTAAAAAGGCTATAAACTTCATTAGTGTTAATTAAAGTTCTTTTTAATTCTATCTAAGCTAATTTTGCTTTCACGATCTTTAATGGCTTCTCGTTTATCATAATTCTTTTTACCTTTACATAGTGCAATATCTAATTTAGCCCAGCCTTTTTCGGTTAAAAATAATCTTAATGGAATAATTGTTAATCCAACATTTTGAACTTCTTTCTGTAATTTTTTAAGTTCTCCTTTGTTTAATAAAAGTTTTCGTTCACTTTTAGGCTTATGGTTGTATGAGTGTCCGTATAAATATTCTTCAATAAACATATTTATAACAAATAATTCTCCTTGTTCATTAAATTCACAAAAACTCTCTGTAAT contains the following coding sequences:
- the smpB gene encoding SsrA-binding protein SmpB, with protein sequence MQKKINIQNKKARFEYEILDRYTAGIQLTGTEIKSIRESKARITESFCEFNEQGELFVINMFIEEYLYGHSYNHKPKSERKLLLNKGELKKLQKEVQNVGLTIIPLRLFLTEKGWAKLDIALCKGKKNYDKREAIKDRESKISLDRIKKNFN